The nucleotide sequence AACACGTTACTACTTTTTGTGTACACACTTGTTACACAAATTATTACCGCGCAAAACATCAACCTTCAAATTTCAGATTCTGAAACAAAAGAATCAATCGAGTTTGCAACCGTGCTTCTGCCTGAGTATAAGAAAAGTTTTGTGTCAAACGAAAAAGGAATTTTCATGGTTGATCCCAACAAATACAAATTACCGTTAAAAGTAATCGTGGAGCAATTTGGTTTCGAAAAAAAAGAAATTACATTGCAAAACAATACCACTGCTTATACTATTTTTTTAGATCCAGCCATAGAAGTATTGCAAGAAATCATTATTCCTCCCGCAAACGCTAAAATTGTAGAACGAACTTATGGTAGAACAAATGAAGGATCGGGAAAAATTCAAGGACAGATGAATCGCTTTGACAATGAAAATAAAGATTCTGGAGCTGAATTTGGATTAATCATTAAAACAAGCAATCATTTAAAAAAATTAAAGAAAGTTCATTGGCATATAAACGGCATAACGTTTAAAAGAGCCATTTTTAATTTGCAGTTTTATGAAGTAGAAAATAATAAGCCAACGAAACGAATTCCACACAGTGAAATAAATTTCTCTATAAACGAAAACCAAAAAGGCTGGTTGGTGTTAAACACCGAAAATAAAGACATTTATCTTGATGGTACTAAAAAAATTGCAGCTATTCTTAAAGTTCAAAAAATTGAATTTAGTAAAG is from Paenimyroides aestuarii and encodes:
- a CDS encoding carboxypeptidase-like regulatory domain-containing protein; translated protein: MKNTLLLFVYTLVTQIITAQNINLQISDSETKESIEFATVLLPEYKKSFVSNEKGIFMVDPNKYKLPLKVIVEQFGFEKKEITLQNNTTAYTIFLDPAIEVLQEIIIPPANAKIVERTYGRTNEGSGKIQGQMNRFDNENKDSGAEFGLIIKTSNHLKKLKKVHWHINGITFKRAIFNLQFYEVENNKPTKRIPHSEINFSINENQKGWLVLNTENKDIYLDGTKKIAAILKVQKIEFSKGKNEGYIIMNVGAATSNIMTLRSNIYEGWESGPMNFPFYITVDSYE